A window from Thermomicrobium sp. 4228-Ro encodes these proteins:
- a CDS encoding ABC transporter permease, giving the protein MKSFKRYLLMKTAWYVLAFFLALAANFYLPRLIPGNPVDALVARMAAGGGAEGEALRRIYQNYISEFGLDKPMWEQFLLYLGNLTRGDLGTSFSVFPAKVNDLILRALPWTVALQLPAILLGWLIGNMLGAIAAYRGGWFDRGAFVISLFVSSIPYYCLAIMLLYGLAVALPIFPPGGGYSYGRLPTLTWSFLLDALRHYWLPFLSLVVIFIGGQAVGMRSMAIYELNSDYVNYARSLGIPDRRIVRYIFRNAMLPQVTGLALSIGSLVGGALITEIVFGYPGIGTLLFSAIRQNDYPLIQGITLLIVIGILVANYVVDIAYGLIDPRIRAVQAGER; this is encoded by the coding sequence ATGAAGTCATTCAAGCGGTATCTCTTGATGAAGACTGCCTGGTACGTCTTGGCCTTCTTTCTCGCTCTCGCGGCGAATTTCTACCTGCCGCGGCTCATTCCGGGTAATCCCGTCGATGCCCTCGTCGCACGGATGGCAGCCGGCGGCGGAGCGGAGGGCGAGGCGCTCCGCCGCATCTACCAAAACTATATCAGCGAGTTCGGCCTCGACAAGCCGATGTGGGAACAGTTTCTGTTATACCTCGGTAACCTGACGCGAGGCGACCTGGGAACTTCCTTTTCGGTGTTTCCAGCGAAGGTCAATGATCTGATCCTCCGAGCGCTGCCGTGGACGGTAGCACTCCAACTTCCTGCCATCTTACTTGGTTGGCTCATCGGTAACATGCTCGGGGCGATCGCAGCCTACCGCGGTGGTTGGTTTGATCGAGGAGCGTTCGTCATCTCATTGTTCGTCTCCAGCATTCCGTACTACTGCCTGGCCATTATGCTGCTGTACGGGCTCGCCGTTGCCCTACCCATTTTCCCACCGGGTGGCGGTTACTCGTACGGTCGCCTACCGACGTTGACGTGGTCGTTCCTTCTCGACGCCCTCCGTCACTACTGGCTACCCTTCCTCTCACTCGTTGTGATCTTCATCGGAGGGCAAGCCGTGGGTATGCGCTCGATGGCAATCTACGAACTGAACTCTGATTACGTGAACTATGCGCGGAGTTTAGGAATTCCAGATCGTCGCATCGTCCGCTACATTTTTCGTAACGCGATGCTACCACAGGTGACAGGGCTAGCCCTGTCGATCGGGTCACTCGTCGGGGGTGCGCTGATCACAGAAATCGTGTTTGGCTATCCCGGCATCGGTACCTTGCTTTTCAGCGCGATCCGGCAAAATGACTATCCTTTGATTCAAGGCATCACCCTGCTGATCGTGATCGGTATCCTCGTCGCGAACTACGTCGTTGACATCGCATATGGACTCATCGATCCACGCATTCGCGCCGTACAGGCTGGCGAGCGATAG